GAGAGAAGCAGCACATGCCTCCCAAGACCCGAGCAGCCGCCGGGGCGCGCCGTCCCCGCCGCAAGGAGAAGAAGAACGTCTCCCACGGCCAGGCGCACATCAAGAGCACCTTCAACAACACCATCGTCTCCATCACCGACCCGTCCGGTGCGGTGATCTCGTGGGCCTCCGCCGGTCAGGTCGGCTTCAAGGGCTCCCGCAAGTCGACCCCGTTCGCGGCGCAGATGGCGGCCGAGGCCGCGG
This DNA window, taken from Kineosporiaceae bacterium SCSIO 59966, encodes the following:
- the rpsK gene encoding 30S ribosomal protein S11; translated protein: MPPKTRAAAGARRPRRKEKKNVSHGQAHIKSTFNNTIVSITDPSGAVISWASAGQVGFKGSRKSTPFAAQMAAEAAARRAQEHGMRKVDVFVKGPGSGRETAIRSLTAAGLEVGSISDVTPTPHNGCRPPKRRRV